The window TGGCTGGGAAATGTGCGCGCCGACCTGCTGGCCGGACTGGTGGTTGCGCTGGCGCTGATTCCCGAAGCGATTGCATTTTCCATCATCGCTGGCGTTGATCCCAAAGTAGGGTTGTACGCGTCTTTCTGTATCGCCATGACTATCGCTATCGTCGGCGGCAGGCCCGGTATGATCTCAGCAGCCACCGGCGCCATGGCGCTGCTGATGGTGGATCTGGTGAAAGTTCATGGCTTGCAGTACCTGCTCGCAGCCACCTTGCTGACCGGCGTATTGCAGATACTGGCCGGCTATCTGAAACTCGGGCAGTTGATGAGCTTTGTCTCACGCTCGGTGGTGACAGGCTTCGTCAATGCGTTGGCGATTCTTATATTCGTATCGCAATTGCCGGAGCTGACTAATGTCACCTGGCACGTATACGCTATGACCGGGGCGGGACTGGCCATCATTTATCTGTTCCCCCATGTGCCGGTGATTGGTAAAGCCCTGCCGTCGCCATTGGTCTGCATTCTGTCCATGACCGCGGTGGCGGTGCTATTTGATCTGGACATCCGTACGGTAGGCGATATGGGCAAACTGCCGGATACGCTGCCGATCTTTCTGTTCCCCGACGTACCCTTGAACTTTGAAACGCTGGCGATCATTTTCCCGTTTTCCGCGCCAATGGCGGTGGTGGGGCTATTGGAGTCTTTGATGACAGCGACCATCGTTGACGACCTGACCGACACAAAGAGCGACAGAAACCGTGAATGTAAGGGGCAGGGCATCGCCAATATCGTCGCCGGACTGTTTGGCGGCATGGCTGGATGCGCCATGATCGGGCAGTCGGTGATCAACGTTAAATCCGGCGGCCGCGGCAGACTATCCACTTTCGTGGCGGGCTTTTTCTTACTGGCGATGATCGCTTTCCTGGGCCCCTGGTTGTCGCGTATTCCCATGGCGGCGTTGGTGGCGGTGATGATCATGGTGTCTATCGGCACTTTCAGCTGGGATTCCATTATTAATCTGAAGAAACATCCGCTTTCCACCAATATCGTGATGATTTCTACCGTTGTGATGGTCATCGCGACGCATAACCTCGCCTACGGCGTTTTTCTCGGCGTGTTGCTGGCGGCCTTGTTCTTCGCTAATAAAGTCAGCCACTTCATGTATGTCGAGTCCGCCTTGAGCGAAGATGGCGCGCAGCGCACCTATCGTGTGGTGGGGCAGGTGTTCTTCAACTCTTCCGACAAATTCGTCGCCAACTTTGATTTCAAGGAAGCCGTGGACAAAGTGGTCATCGACCTGCACCGCGCGCATTTCTGGGACATCTCCGCCGTTTCTGCGTTGGACAAAGTAGTGATAAAGTTCCGTCGGGAAGGGGCGGATGTCGAATTGATCGGCCTGAACGAAGCCAGCGAGACAATTGTTGACCGCTTCGGCGTGCACGATAAGCCCGAAGAGATCGAAAAAATCATGGGAGGTCATTAATGGATAACAATAACAAGACGGTGTTGGCCTGTATCGACGGCTCCAACTTCAGTCGCGCAGTCTGTGATTACGCCGCCTGGATTGCGCAGCGTGTCGGCGCGCCCTTGAAGCTGTTGCACAATATTGAACACCGCGAAGCGCCCGCCGTGTCGGATCTGACTGGCAGCATTGGTCTGGGCAGCAGAGAGAAACTGCTGGCGGAGTTGACTGATCTGGAGCAGCGTCGCAGCAAAATTTTGCTGCAGGAAGGCAAACTGATGCTGGAGGCGGCGAAAGAAAGAGTGATCGCCGCCGGCGTCAGCGATCCCGTCGTCAATCAGCGTCATGGCGGTCTTACGGAAGCGCTGATCGAACTGGAAGACGATATCGGCGTGCTGGTGATGGGCATTCGCGGCGAAGAGCATGAGAATCAGGCGGGCCGCGTTGGCGCGCACCTGGAAACCATTATTCGCTCCCTGCATCGTCCGGTGCTGGTGGTGAATGGCGAATTCAGCGCGCCTCAGCGCATCATGCTGGCTTATGACGGCAGTGAAGCCGCCGGCAAGGCGTTGAATATGGTGGCGGAAAGTCCGCTCTACAAAGGGTTGTGTTGTCATGTCGTGCATGTCAGTCGCGACGGCAAGGCCAATGAGCAAGTGCTGGAGCAGGCGGTGCAACGTTTGCGGAACGCTGGCGTTGATGTCGTCGCGTCCAAGCTGACTGGCGCGGTGGAGCAGGAGTTATGCGACTACCAGCGTCAGCACGATATCGATCTGACTGTCATGGGCGCCTACAGCCACACCCGTCTGCGTGAACTGCTGCTCGGCAGCTTCACCGCCAAGATGCTGACCATGACGCAAAAGCCATTGCTATTGCTGCGCTAGGAATTTCTGGAAAAGCAGGGATAGGTTAAACAGAAAGATTTAGGAAAGAGTGAAGGCGTCCGCCTGTGCGGCGGACGCGGACTTCCCGACCCGTCTTCTTAGATACGCTTTGGTAAAACGTCTTTCAGCTTGTCGTGCATGTCGCGCAGGGCTTTTTCTGTGGTGGCCCAGTCGATACAGGCGTCGGTGATGGAGACGCCATATTGCAGATCCGCCAGATTGGCGGGGATCGGCTGACTGCCGAAGTTGATATTACTTTCCACCATCACACCCACGATAGACTTGTTGCCTTCCATGATCTGATGAGTGATGTCCTGCATGACCAGCGGCTGCAGAGAAGCGTCCTTGTTGGAGTTGGCGTGGCTGCAATCCACCATGATGGCTTCGCGCAGTTTGGCCTTCTGCAGTTCCTTCTCGCACAGTGCGACGCTGACGGAGTCGTAGTTCGGCTTACCGCCGCCGCCGCGCAACACCACGTGACCATAGGCGTTGCCTTTGGTGCGGATGATAGCGACTTGTCCTTCCCGGTTGATGCCCAGGAATGAGTGCGGATGCGAGACGGAGCTCATGGCGTTAACCGCTACAGTGAGGCTGCCGTCGGTGCCGTTCTTGAAGCCGATAGGCATGGACAGGCCGCTGCTCATCTCACGGTGAGTCTGGGACTCCGTGGTTCTGGCGCCGATGGCGGACCAGGAGATGGTGTCCTGCAGGTATTGCGGAGAAATCGGGTCCAACGCCTCCGTCGCGGTAGGCAGGCCCATTTCCGCCAGCTCCACCAGCAGTTGCCGTCCTATATGCAGGCCTTTTTCGATTTCGAAGGAATCATCGATGTTGGGATCGTTGATCAACCCTTTCCAACCGATAGTGGTGCGCGGTTTTTCGAAATACACGCGCATAACCAGATAGAGAGTGTCCTTTAATTCTTCCGATAACGTTTTAAGTTTCTGCGCATACTCTTTTGCGGCGGCGACGTCGTGAATCGAGCAGGGCCCGACCACCACGAACAGACGGTGATCCTTGCGATCAAGAATATTGCGGATGGTTTCGCGACCCTCGATAACGGTTTGACCCGCTTGTTCGGACAGAGGGATGTCGCTCTTGAGCTGGTCAGGAGTAATGAGAATCTCCTGGCTGTTTACATTTACGTTTTCAATCTGATTTAAGGACATGCTTGATCCCTACTTGATTTCCCGTGTCAGCACTCCAGGCGTCAGGCGAACTTCGCTTATGGGAAAAAGAGTTCGTCAGGTCCCCGATGGCGCTGGTTTGATTTGATCCCGCCGGCGAACCCCGCGGCGCGGCCGGGCCCGGGCAGGACAAGAAGAATAGCAAGCTTGCCGGCGTTAGCCTATAGATGAATCGAGGAAATTCAGCGCGCAATGGGAGTTTGCGGGCGGTTTAAGCGCAAAACGGGAACCCGGAGACGGAACTTTCCGTCTCCGGTAGGGTCGGCGTTAGCCGACTATAGGCAACACTGGGGCAGATAGGGGAATTCGTCCAATGGACGTCTGTCCCTGCGCCGGTCAGTGCTGCGACGCTCAAGGTTCTTGATCCTGGGCGCGTTTGATTCCGGTGGGTTGCGACGCTCTCTGCAGCGGCGATCTTCGCAAAGGTTATACATCGAGTCCTCCTTGTTATTCACTGCTGTTCAGTCTTGTGGGACTCTGCTTTAAAGCATAACAGTATTACGTTTGTGAGGTCATATTGATTGGTCATAAGAGCGGTCTGTACAGAATTGGCGGTTATAGGCGACGCGCATGAAATATCTGTCAGGCGCGACCCGTCCGCGACAAATCCGACTATACTTTTAGAGTCGTCCGGACATTTTTAACCTCGCGTTTTTATTCCCCTCTAACACCGGACCGCTTCGGCCCGGATCTCGCTGATGCGGCTGTCTTGAGAAAATGGGTTGCATGCAAAAGGTACATGATGGAGCAAGCTGAAGTTACAGTAGAAGCCCTTTCCGCGGCCTTGGTCAGACTGGAGCTTCCAGAGACGAAAGAAATCTTTGCTTTTCTTGGCGACACCGCCGCGCCGCCGCAAATCGACAGAGAGCGCCATGAGGTGGCGGACAAGCTGGCCAGCGTCAGCCGGGAGAAGCAGGAAAACCTCAAGGGCGTGGTGCTGGCGCTCAGTAAAGAACTTGGCGGATTGGACAGAACGCTGGTCAACTGCCTTACTTTCATCGACCGTGCGGCGGAGCGCTGGGAAAGCGCCAGCCCTCTGGACCCATTCGTAAAGAAGACGCTGCTGCGTCGTAAATACATATTCGCCGCCTTGCTGCTGGATCAACCGGAGTTCGTCATCAACGAAGAGCACCCTGTGGCGCGCCTGTTGGCGTTGGTGGAAAAGCTGTTCATGGGATGGGAAGAGGGCGGAGGCCAGCCGCCGCCCTTTGTCATGAAGTCCCTCTCGGCGCTGACGCATCTGCTGGATGACGACAACTGCCTCAGCTCCGACGAGCAGCGGCGCGCATACGACGCCTTGATGACCGAGTGGCAGCGGGAAAGTCAGCGCCGTCATCAATTGGAAAAGCGATTGATTGAAACTGAGTTGGGGCTCGACAATGCCTGGTATATCCATCAAAAAGCCGCGATGGCGGTGAATCAGGCCGCGACCGGGGTGGAGTTGCCGGAAGTGATTGTGCAGTTCATGAAAGGCCCCTGGCTTGACTCCATGCGATTGGTGTTGCTGCAGGAAGGCGAGAGCAGCAAACACTATTCGATCATGCGTAAGCTGTGCGATCGCATTGTGTTCACATTTCGCGGCGATCACACGGCCGCCAGCCAACAGAAGTTATACACCTTCGCGGGTTTGATCGTAGAGGAGCTGGAGAAGCATCTGGTGAGCCTGAGCCATAATCCCAACGATGCGGAGCAGACCCTGGCCTGGCTGGAGGATATCCTGATGAGCATCGTCAAAGGTCAGGATGTGGAGCGGGTGATGTTCACGCCGGCGCCTACGGAGCTGGATGAGGTGAGAGATCAGTTGCAGATTGACGAACTGGCGCTCACGGAACTGCGGGGGGGCTGGTTTAACCGGTTCGAAAAAGTGTGCAAGTTTCTGGTGTATCTGCCGGGACAGAAAGTGGTGGTTTGGGGCGACTATAACGGCAGAAAAACCTCGATGGAGCCCATAGAGGATTTGATCAAAGACAAGAATGAAGAGCGCTTGCAGGCGTTTGATGGCTCGACGCGCATTCAGCAAGTGTTCTATGAGCTGGCCAGGGAGTATATTGTCTGGGATCGGGCGCAGCGTCTGCGTCAGCAAAGTTTGCTGGCGAAAGAAAAAGCGCTGCGTAAGGCGGCGCAGGAAAAAGCGGAAGCTGAAGCCAAGGCCATCATCGCTGCGCGGGAAGAAGCCGCCAGGAAGCTGGAGCAGGAACGTCTGGAAGCGGAGCAGGAGTTGCTCCGCCGGGAGTTGGAAGAGCAGGAAAGAAAAGCCCTGGAGAGACGTCAGCAGGCGCGTAATGCGATTGACGGCCTCAAAGTGGGTGGCTGGGTGCAGTTGCAGAAGGGAGGCGAACCTGTGCGCTGCAAGCTGGGCGTACGTTTGAACGCCACGGACAAGCTGATATTTGTAGATGATTTCGGGATGAAAATAACAGAAATGAAACGTGATGAGGTAGTGGACCACATTCTCGACGGGCTTTTTG is drawn from Hahella sp. KA22 and contains these coding sequences:
- a CDS encoding SulP family inorganic anion transporter, whose translation is MLLLSKKHDWLGNVRADLLAGLVVALALIPEAIAFSIIAGVDPKVGLYASFCIAMTIAIVGGRPGMISAATGAMALLMVDLVKVHGLQYLLAATLLTGVLQILAGYLKLGQLMSFVSRSVVTGFVNALAILIFVSQLPELTNVTWHVYAMTGAGLAIIYLFPHVPVIGKALPSPLVCILSMTAVAVLFDLDIRTVGDMGKLPDTLPIFLFPDVPLNFETLAIIFPFSAPMAVVGLLESLMTATIVDDLTDTKSDRNRECKGQGIANIVAGLFGGMAGCAMIGQSVINVKSGGRGRLSTFVAGFFLLAMIAFLGPWLSRIPMAALVAVMIMVSIGTFSWDSIINLKKHPLSTNIVMISTVVMVIATHNLAYGVFLGVLLAALFFANKVSHFMYVESALSEDGAQRTYRVVGQVFFNSSDKFVANFDFKEAVDKVVIDLHRAHFWDISAVSALDKVVIKFRREGADVELIGLNEASETIVDRFGVHDKPEEIEKIMGGH
- a CDS encoding universal stress protein, translated to MDNNNKTVLACIDGSNFSRAVCDYAAWIAQRVGAPLKLLHNIEHREAPAVSDLTGSIGLGSREKLLAELTDLEQRRSKILLQEGKLMLEAAKERVIAAGVSDPVVNQRHGGLTEALIELEDDIGVLVMGIRGEEHENQAGRVGAHLETIIRSLHRPVLVVNGEFSAPQRIMLAYDGSEAAGKALNMVAESPLYKGLCCHVVHVSRDGKANEQVLEQAVQRLRNAGVDVVASKLTGAVEQELCDYQRQHDIDLTVMGAYSHTRLRELLLGSFTAKMLTMTQKPLLLLR
- a CDS encoding 3-deoxy-7-phosphoheptulonate synthase, translating into MSLNQIENVNVNSQEILITPDQLKSDIPLSEQAGQTVIEGRETIRNILDRKDHRLFVVVGPCSIHDVAAAKEYAQKLKTLSEELKDTLYLVMRVYFEKPRTTIGWKGLINDPNIDDSFEIEKGLHIGRQLLVELAEMGLPTATEALDPISPQYLQDTISWSAIGARTTESQTHREMSSGLSMPIGFKNGTDGSLTVAVNAMSSVSHPHSFLGINREGQVAIIRTKGNAYGHVVLRGGGGKPNYDSVSVALCEKELQKAKLREAIMVDCSHANSNKDASLQPLVMQDITHQIMEGNKSIVGVMVESNINFGSQPIPANLADLQYGVSITDACIDWATTEKALRDMHDKLKDVLPKRI
- a CDS encoding DUF1631 family protein; the encoded protein is MMEQAEVTVEALSAALVRLELPETKEIFAFLGDTAAPPQIDRERHEVADKLASVSREKQENLKGVVLALSKELGGLDRTLVNCLTFIDRAAERWESASPLDPFVKKTLLRRKYIFAALLLDQPEFVINEEHPVARLLALVEKLFMGWEEGGGQPPPFVMKSLSALTHLLDDDNCLSSDEQRRAYDALMTEWQRESQRRHQLEKRLIETELGLDNAWYIHQKAAMAVNQAATGVELPEVIVQFMKGPWLDSMRLVLLQEGESSKHYSIMRKLCDRIVFTFRGDHTAASQQKLYTFAGLIVEELEKHLVSLSHNPNDAEQTLAWLEDILMSIVKGQDVERVMFTPAPTELDEVRDQLQIDELALTELRGGWFNRFEKVCKFLVYLPGQKVVVWGDYNGRKTSMEPIEDLIKDKNEERLQAFDGSTRIQQVFYELAREYIVWDRAQRLRQQSLLAKEKALRKAAQEKAEAEAKAIIAAREEAARKLEQERLEAEQELLRRELEEQERKALERRQQARNAIDGLKVGGWVQLQKGGEPVRCKLGVRLNATDKLIFVDDFGMKITEMKRDEVVDHILDGLFEVLGAGVEMEERLSRALGRIGIAKR